The nucleotide window TGGAGTGATAAATCATACTTTTAAATCCCTTTTTCGATAGAAGACATATGTTAAAGCAGAAAAAACGGCTGCGAGCAGAATTGACATGGTAACGGCGCTGGAGCTTAAGCCCTTTCCATTTACGATGTCTTCATAACTGAAATATTTAAAAGGTGATAGTACTTTCAGAGCATTTAAATGATCAGTCAAATCCGTAACTATATATATTACATATCCGCCGAGCAGTATTCCCGTAGCAAGGGACCCTGAGGCCTTTGGATTCTTCATTGAGGCTGAGAGCAAGGTTCCGAGGGACAGAAAAACCAGTTGGACTATAAACATGCTCAATATAAACATTGTTACTTCACCTGAAATGTCTCCGCCATTATTGTAAGCCTTAACCATAACTATCGATGAAAAGAGAGAAACGAGGTTAAGGATTAAGACATTTACCAGAGCGGCCAAGAGCTTTGAAGTAACGATAGTAGTCCGTGACACGGGTTTGACCATCAAAAATTCGGCCGTTTTATCGCGTTCCTCTTTTGCAATTATGCCACTTCCTAAAAGTACGGCATGGATGGCAGCCGTAAGCTCGATGTAAAGGAACATGAGGGCAAAAAAGCCGCTTATGGTCGTGACATCAAATGAACCGATGCCAAGTATTGCCTTCATCGTATGCGGCATTTTGTTAAAGACTTCATTGTTGCCTCCGCCGGAGGAATAAGCCGTGTACTTGCTCATGCCGCTTACCACCAGCAAGAACATACAGACGCTCCATATGATAATAGATTTTCGATTAGCTTTTAGTTCTCTTAAGAAAATATTCATAATAAAACCTCCCTTTGATTCGATCCGGAAGCATCTTCAGCTCACGGCGTTAATATCTTTTTTTATATAAATGATGTAAGATGCAGTTATCGCGACGGCTATAATGATCGCACCGGCAATAACATATGGCACCTCATATCCTGAGTTTTTAATGATATAGGTGCTGTCAAAGTATTTAAAAGGGGATATAAAACGTTCTGCATCGTTGTCTTTATCTGTGGCAATCAATGCGCCTATAATGTAAAATCCAAAAACGGTGCCAAGTGAAATCGGGAGTATGTTTTTAAGCCTTTTAAAGAATACCGAAACAATCATACCGATGGCCAGAAAAATAAGCTGGACAAAGAGCAGCGTGAGATTGATCATTAAGAACGGTTTTACAGTATAATTTTCTATTTCAGCAGCATTGACCATGATGTACAATGCAGCATAAAATACAGCATCGGTGGCGAGTATTACTGTCAAAGCCGCCAGGAGCTTTGCGCTTACGATGGCCGAACGTGAGACAGGTTTTACAAGCAGAAAGTCCGCCGTTCTCTCCCGTGATTCCTTTGAAAGTATGGAAACGCCAAGATTCATGGCCTGTATGGCCCCGCAAAGCGTAATAAAGGAAAATATCATGGAGTAGAATCCTAAAAATGAAGTAATGTAGTTAATGTCGATTCCAAGCATCGCCATGACAGTAGGCGGGTAACCGCTAAGCAGTTTTTTAAAATCTTCCGCATCGCTTGCCATTTCAGGATAGATTGAAATATATAATGCCGCCAGACCTATTAGGGCACATGCCCATATAATAGCCGACTTTCGCATGGATTTAAGCTCGTGTAAATACATATTCATATCGTTCAATCCTCCTTTGCATAATAATGCATGAAAATTTCCTCTAAATCGGGCTCGCCGATGGATATGTTGCTAAGTTCAATCTGGCTGATGCTTTTAATAATGGTGTTGATGTTTCCTCTAAATATAAAGCTGGCCGTATTATTCTTGATCTTCAAGCCGTTTACGCCGCTTATATTGAAAATTCCTTTGGAAATGCTAGATTTAGCCTCTATGCTGATCCTTTTATAACTGTTTTCCTGAAGGGTGCTCATCTTTTCAAGCTTGATGATTTTGCCTTCTTTGATGAAAGCTACTCTGCTGCACATTTTCTGAACCTCGCTTAAAATATGCGAGGAAAAAAATACTGTCGCACCTTTTTTGTTCTCCTGCTCTATGAGTTCGAAAAATCTTTGCTGCATCAGTGGATCAAGGCCGCTTGTGGGTTCATCGAGTATGATAAGCTTCGGCTCGTGCAGCAATCCCTGTACGATACCGACTTTTTTCTTATTGCCGAAGGAAAGGTCATCGATCTTCTTTTTCAGGTCCAGATCCATTATTTCCGCAAGTTCGTTTATGCGTTTCGTACAGTCTTTTTTATAGAAGCTGGCGGAATATTTGAGCAGATCGCAAACTTTCATATTGTCGTAATAAAAGACCTCCGAGGGTAGGTATCCGACTTCTTTTCTGATTTCAGGGTGATCGATGCAGCTTCTCCCGAATATAGTTGCGCTGCCGCTTGTAGGGTATATAAGCCCAAGCAGTGTACGGATAGTCGTCGATTTCCCCGCTCCGTTAGGTCCGATAAATCCGAAAATTTCCCCCTCTTCGATATTTAAGTTTACATCGATGATTCCTCTTGCTTTGCCGTAACTTTTTGTAAGGTTTTTAGTTTCAATAACACTCATATGAATTCCCTCCTGTATTTTCATTTAAAAAAACTCTTAATAAATTAATGTATTCTAATACTTTATTTGCCTCGATCATAAATATTCTTTTTTATATAAATTATTTTTAAGTAAATTAATGCATTCTTCAAATTCTTTGCATAATGAATCAAAGTTTACTTTAACTTTGCTTGATGCTATATTTATACATCCATAACCAAGCAGCGTAAGCATTTTCATTACAAGCTTCGGATCGATGCCATCCTTGAATTTCGAAGCATCCATACCCTTAAAAGCGATTTTGCGTCTGAAATCTTCACCTTCACTGTTTGATAAAATAGCGTCCTTATCGGCTTTTACTTCGCCATCGTTTTCAAAATATGCGCTGATTAAAAATGAAAAGATCGAAGGATGCTTTTTCATAATTGAAATTTCAATACGGGTGGCAAGCATAATTCTGTCAAAGAAATCGGTAATGCCA belongs to Clostridiales bacterium and includes:
- a CDS encoding ABC transporter permease subunit, whose protein sequence is MNIFLRELKANRKSIIIWSVCMFLLVVSGMSKYTAYSSGGGNNEVFNKMPHTMKAILGIGSFDVTTISGFFALMFLYIELTAAIHAVLLGSGIIAKEERDKTAEFLMVKPVSRTTIVTSKLLAALVNVLILNLVSLFSSIVMVKAYNNGGDISGEVTMFILSMFIVQLVFLSLGTLLSASMKNPKASGSLATGILLGGYVIYIVTDLTDHLNALKVLSPFKYFSYEDIVNGKGLSSSAVTMSILLAAVFSALTYVFYRKRDLKV
- a CDS encoding ABC transporter permease subunit, with the protein product MNMYLHELKSMRKSAIIWACALIGLAALYISIYPEMASDAEDFKKLLSGYPPTVMAMLGIDINYITSFLGFYSMIFSFITLCGAIQAMNLGVSILSKESRERTADFLLVKPVSRSAIVSAKLLAALTVILATDAVFYAALYIMVNAAEIENYTVKPFLMINLTLLFVQLIFLAIGMIVSVFFKRLKNILPISLGTVFGFYIIGALIATDKDNDAERFISPFKYFDSTYIIKNSGYEVPYVIAGAIIIAVAITASYIIYIKKDINAVS
- a CDS encoding ABC transporter ATP-binding protein, producing the protein MSVIETKNLTKSYGKARGIIDVNLNIEEGEIFGFIGPNGAGKSTTIRTLLGLIYPTSGSATIFGRSCIDHPEIRKEVGYLPSEVFYYDNMKVCDLLKYSASFYKKDCTKRINELAEIMDLDLKKKIDDLSFGNKKKVGIVQGLLHEPKLIILDEPTSGLDPLMQQRFFELIEQENKKGATVFFSSHILSEVQKMCSRVAFIKEGKIIKLEKMSTLQENSYKRISIEAKSSISKGIFNISGVNGLKIKNNTASFIFRGNINTIIKSISQIELSNISIGEPDLEEIFMHYYAKED
- a CDS encoding TetR/AcrR family transcriptional regulator gives rise to the protein MEKFLNLPTEKQNTIIDAALTSFGANGYKKTSIKDIASAAGISKAMIFHYFGTKKALYLYLINLCGSIFKNEMDEKFDNGITDFFDRIMLATRIEISIMKKHPSIFSFLISAYFENDGEVKADKDAILSNSEGEDFRRKIAFKGMDASKFKDGIDPKLVMKMLTLLGYGCINIASSKVKVNFDSLCKEFEECINLLKNNLYKKEYL